Genomic window (Tardiphaga sp. vice304):
GCCTATGGCTCGGCGACCAGCGAACAGCACACCGTCAAGGCTGGCCTGAACTACCACTTCAACCTCGGTAACTTCGGCAGCGGCATGGTTCCCGCCAAGTATTGATCTGATCGAAGCTTCTCGCGAAGCTTCATTGATCTCGGAAAGGCCGGCGCTTTGCGCCGGCCTTTCTGTTTGTCGGCCTTCAACCGCGCAACGCGCAGGGCGGCGCGCGCAAGGCGGCCTTGCCACTCCCGCCGAAATCGTGGACTGCTGGGGTCGAAAATCAACGTGCGGCGTCAACGAGCGTCCGAGGGATCGCACTATGAACCAGATATTTGCCGCCCCGCTCGGGCATGCCGATTCGGCAAATCTGCCGCGCCATGACTGGCAGCGCGACCAGGCGCAGGAATTGTACGACCTGCCTTTCGCCGACCTGATGTTTCAGGCGCAGAGCGTTCACCGCGCCCATTTCGATCCGAATCACGTCGAGACCGCGAGCCTGCTCAGCATCAAGACCGGCGGCTGCGCCGAGGATTGCGGCTACTGCTCGCAGAGCGCGAAATACGACACCGACGTCACGGCCACGAAGCTGATGGATTGCGAATCGGTGGTCGCCACCGCGCAGCGCGCCAAGGAGGCCGGCGCCAGCCGCTTCTGCATGGCGGCGGCGTGGCGCAACCCGAAGGACCGGGATCTCGACCGGGTCTGCGAGATGGTCAGCGCCGTCAAGGGTCTCGGCCTCGAGACCTGCGCCACTCTGGGCATGCTGACGCCGGACCAGGCGCAGCGCCTGCAGGATTCCGGCCTCGATTTCTACAACCACAACGTCGATACCTCGCGCGAATTCTACGGCAAGATCATCTCGACCCGGACCATGGAAGACCGCATCGAGACGCTGGCGCATGCGCGCCACGCCGGCTTGAAGGTCTGCTGCGGCGGTATCGTCGGGATGGGCGAGCAGGTCGAGGACCGGCTGGGCATGCTGGTGCTGCTGGCCAACCTGCCGCATCACCCGGAAAGCGTGCCGATCAACATGTGGCAGGAGGTCCGTGGCGTGCCGGTCAACGACATGGCCGAGCGTCCCGACCCGATCGCGCTGGTGCGGATGATCGCCACCGCCCGAATCATGATGCCGCGATCCGTGGTGCGGCTGTCCGCCGGCCGGCAATACATGACCGATGAATTGCAGGCTTTGTGCTTCCTCGCCGGCGCCAACTCGATCTTCATCGGCGACGTGCTGCTGACGACGAAGAATCCGCAGATCGACCGCGATTCGGCGCTGCTGGGCCGCCTCGGCATCACCTCCGCGCTCGACCATGTGAAAACGTCCGCGACAGCCAATCCAGCCTGAGACAGATTGCAATCGCCATGCATTCGAAAACCCACACCACTAAAGCATCCGCCGACGGCCTGCGTTACCCGTGGGAGAGTCATCCCGGCGCCGACCAAGTCGTCGAGGTCGCGCCCGGCATTTTGTGGGTACGGCTCGACCTGCCGTTCCGCCTCAACCATGTGAACATCTATTTGATCGCCGACGGTGACGGCTATGCGATGGTCGATACCGGAATCGGCAACGAGGCGACGATTGCGGCATGGACGACGCTGTTCGAGGGCGTCTTGCGCGGCAAGACCATCAGCCGGGTGATCGTCACCCACGCACATCCCGACCATGTCGGCCAGGCCGGCTGGATGGTGCAGCGATTCCATTGCCCGTTCTACATGTCGCAGGTCGAATATCTGCAGGGCGTCTATCACCAGAACCGCCGCACCGACGAGCGGGTGGTGAACTCGCGCAACTTCTTCCGCCGCCACGGCATGGACGAGGCGATCACCGAGCAGTTGCTTGGCCGCGGCCAGGATTATCTGAAGAAGACCGTGCCGCTGCCGGCCGCCTATGTCCGGCTGTCGGACGGCGATGACATCACGATCGGCCAGCGCCGCTTCCGCGTGATCACCGGCGCCGGCCATTCGCCGGATCAGGTGATGCTGTATTGCGCCGAGGACGGCCTGTTTCTGTCGGCCGATCAGGTGCTCAGCAAGATTTCCCCGAATGTCAGCGTCTGGGCGCACGAGCCCGACGAAAACGCGCTCGGCTCCTATCTGCACTCCCTCAACCGCCTCGGCGAAGTGCTGCCGGACGACGTGCTGGTGCTGCCCGGTCACGGCGTGCCGTTCTACGGGCTCAAGATCCGCACCCGGCAGCTTGCCGACCACCACGAGGAGCGCTGCCAGATGATCGTCGCGGCGTGTGCGGCTAGCGCCAGAACCTCGGCCGAACTGGTGCCGGTGGTGTTTTCCAAACACAAGCTCGACGCGCATCAGACCGGCTTTGCCGCCGGCGAACTGATCGCCCATGTCAATTACATGCTGGCGCAGAAGCGGCTGACATCGGAACTTGGAGTCGACCAGGTGCTGCGGTTCAGCAGCCGCTGAGGCCGTAATGGCCCGGATCGGTAAATAAACCATCGCGGGATTGATCCAGAGCAAGGATAAGCCCTGCTCCGCGCGCAACCCTTGCAGCTTCAATCGGACGTGAAAACGGCCGTTTCGGCTCGCATTCGGGCTGGAAGCCTTCTAAAACGGCTGTGGGGATGTAACCTTCCGGCTTCCATTTCGGGTATTTTGCTATGGATTACAGCAAGTTCTTCACCGACGCTCTCGCCGTACTGCATGACGAGCGGCGCTACCGCGTTTTCGCCGATCTCGAGCGCATTGCCGGGCGCTTTCCGCATGCGGTTTGGCACACGCCGACCGGCGCCAAAAACGTCGTGATGTGGTGCTCCAACGATTATCTCGGCATGGGCCAGCATCCCAAGGTGGTCGGCGCGATGGTCGAGACCGCGACGCGGGTCGGCACCGGCGCCGGCGGCACCCGCAACATTGCCGGCAATCATCACCCGCTGGTGCAGCTGGAGGCCGAACTCGCCGACTTGCACGGCAAGGACGCGGCGTTGCTGTTCACCTCGGGCTATGTCTCGAACCAGGCCGGCATTTCGACGATCGCCAAATTGATGCCGAACTGCCTGATCCTGTCGGATGCGCTCAACCACAATTCGATGATCGAGGGTATCAAACAGTCCGGCTGCGAGCGCGTGGTGTGGCGCCACAACGACGTCGCCCATCTGGAAGAACTGCTGATCGCCGCCGGACCCGACCGGCCGAAGCTGATCGCCTGCGAGAGCCTGTATTCGATGGACGGCGATGTAGGCCCCTTGGCCGCGATCTGCGACCTCGCCGAGCGCTATGGTGCCATGACCTATGTCGATGAAGTTCATGCCGTCGGCATGTATGGCCCGCGCGGCGGCGGCATCGCCGAGCGCGAGGGCGTGATGCATCGCATCGACGTGCTCGAAGGCACGCTCGCCAAGGCCTATGGCTGCCTCGGCGGCTATATCGCGGCGAACCGTGACATCATCGACGCCGTGCGCTCCTACGCGCCGGGCTTCATTTTCACCACCGCGCTGCCGCCGGCGATCTGTTCGGCCGCGACCGCCGCGATACGCCATCTCAAGACCTCGATCTGGGAGCGCGAGCGCCACCAGGACCGCGCCGCGCGCGTCAAGGCGATCCTGACCGCCGCCGGCCTGCCGGTGATGCCGAGCGACACCCACATCGTGCCGGTCTTCGTCGGCGATCCCGAGCACTGCAAGAAGGCCTGCGACCTCTTGCTGGCAGACCACGGCATCTACATCCAGCCGATCAACTATCCCACCGTCGCCAAG
Coding sequences:
- the bioB gene encoding biotin synthase BioB; the protein is MNQIFAAPLGHADSANLPRHDWQRDQAQELYDLPFADLMFQAQSVHRAHFDPNHVETASLLSIKTGGCAEDCGYCSQSAKYDTDVTATKLMDCESVVATAQRAKEAGASRFCMAAAWRNPKDRDLDRVCEMVSAVKGLGLETCATLGMLTPDQAQRLQDSGLDFYNHNVDTSREFYGKIISTRTMEDRIETLAHARHAGLKVCCGGIVGMGEQVEDRLGMLVLLANLPHHPESVPINMWQEVRGVPVNDMAERPDPIALVRMIATARIMMPRSVVRLSAGRQYMTDELQALCFLAGANSIFIGDVLLTTKNPQIDRDSALLGRLGITSALDHVKTSATANPA
- a CDS encoding MBL fold metallo-hydrolase, with protein sequence MHSKTHTTKASADGLRYPWESHPGADQVVEVAPGILWVRLDLPFRLNHVNIYLIADGDGYAMVDTGIGNEATIAAWTTLFEGVLRGKTISRVIVTHAHPDHVGQAGWMVQRFHCPFYMSQVEYLQGVYHQNRRTDERVVNSRNFFRRHGMDEAITEQLLGRGQDYLKKTVPLPAAYVRLSDGDDITIGQRRFRVITGAGHSPDQVMLYCAEDGLFLSADQVLSKISPNVSVWAHEPDENALGSYLHSLNRLGEVLPDDVLVLPGHGVPFYGLKIRTRQLADHHEERCQMIVAACAASARTSAELVPVVFSKHKLDAHQTGFAAGELIAHVNYMLAQKRLTSELGVDQVLRFSSR
- the hemA gene encoding 5-aminolevulinate synthase → MDYSKFFTDALAVLHDERRYRVFADLERIAGRFPHAVWHTPTGAKNVVMWCSNDYLGMGQHPKVVGAMVETATRVGTGAGGTRNIAGNHHPLVQLEAELADLHGKDAALLFTSGYVSNQAGISTIAKLMPNCLILSDALNHNSMIEGIKQSGCERVVWRHNDVAHLEELLIAAGPDRPKLIACESLYSMDGDVGPLAAICDLAERYGAMTYVDEVHAVGMYGPRGGGIAEREGVMHRIDVLEGTLAKAYGCLGGYIAANRDIIDAVRSYAPGFIFTTALPPAICSAATAAIRHLKTSIWERERHQDRAARVKAILTAAGLPVMPSDTHIVPVFVGDPEHCKKACDLLLADHGIYIQPINYPTVAKGAERLRITPSPYHDDALIDRLAEAMVVVWEQLGLKLNARALAAE